A single region of the Plantactinospora soyae genome encodes:
- a CDS encoding MbtH family NRPS accessory protein gives MEPHEEFFRVVVDDEGRYTIWPLDLALLAGWRAGGFHGDHELCLAYLARLRATRTDPRDGTHITML, from the coding sequence GTGGAACCCCACGAGGAGTTCTTTCGTGTGGTGGTCGACGACGAAGGCCGCTACACGATCTGGCCCCTCGACCTGGCCCTGCTGGCGGGCTGGCGGGCCGGCGGGTTCCACGGCGACCACGAGCTGTGCCTCGCCTACCTCGCCCGTCTTCGGGCCACCCGAACCGATCCGCGCGATGGCACGCACATAACCATGCTCTAA
- a CDS encoding class I SAM-dependent DNA methyltransferase has protein sequence MTGLAALGEPYTALAGVYDRWTDPNPYDRWVDFITARLAQAGIGSGARVLDVCCGTGSMAVRLRDRGYQVAGIDGSAAMLGVARDRLGPLVELHQVILPAELPFTPAVFDAAICCFDSVNYLPPSALQGFFATVASALRPGGLFVFDVNSRYKLEEVFGSSQYGDDQGDFAYVWRNRYDPTRGATDFLITLFTRADDGFRREEEQHRQWWFDHDTIRNSANRSGFTTVGATADYTSSEPEPDTLRETWVLRREEPAGRNHH, from the coding sequence ATGACCGGGCTAGCCGCTCTCGGCGAGCCGTACACGGCGCTGGCCGGCGTCTACGACCGGTGGACCGATCCGAACCCGTACGACCGCTGGGTCGACTTCATCACCGCTCGGCTGGCGCAGGCCGGGATCGGCAGCGGTGCCCGGGTGCTCGACGTCTGCTGCGGAACCGGCAGCATGGCCGTCCGACTACGGGACCGTGGGTACCAGGTCGCCGGCATCGACGGGTCGGCCGCGATGCTCGGGGTCGCCCGTGACCGCCTCGGTCCGCTGGTCGAACTGCACCAGGTGATCCTGCCCGCCGAGTTGCCGTTCACCCCGGCCGTCTTCGACGCCGCGATCTGCTGCTTCGACAGTGTCAACTACCTGCCCCCATCCGCGTTGCAGGGGTTCTTCGCGACGGTGGCGTCGGCGCTGCGGCCCGGCGGGCTGTTCGTCTTCGACGTCAACAGCCGCTACAAGCTCGAGGAGGTCTTCGGCTCGAGCCAGTACGGGGACGACCAGGGCGACTTCGCGTACGTGTGGCGCAATCGGTACGACCCCACCCGGGGCGCCACCGACTTCCTCATAACGCTGTTCACCCGGGCCGACGACGGGTTCCGCCGCGAGGAGGAGCAGCATCGACAATGGTGGTTCGACCACGACACCATTCGGAACTCCGCGAACCGGTCCGGCTTCACCACGGTCGGGGCAACGGCCGACTACACCTCGTCCGAGCCCGAGCCGGACACGCTCCGGGAGACCTGGGTGCTGCGCCGGGAAGAGCCTGCGGGTCGGAACCATCACTGA
- a CDS encoding class I SAM-dependent methyltransferase, with protein MTLMTDNQFNDFFETYAGNVEGFYEASYWRLADELIKELIRRHIGPASGDRVLDAGGGTGRWGAWLADEFHAKVTVADKSAAMLAEAQRQVPDGVRLVHCDLEDAPELADAEFDAVISTYGVLSFLDDPTAAFATLARVLRPGATGLLMSHSLSNALSSKACRDGAGAAELRALLETHVVQWSPTVPPLRVYSSAELTDLATGAGFEVQAMFGVTSIVHPGPEDFGYPYHGISAVSRALADETYFRTALDLELAASEQGCWAERGTNLMIKVRKPT; from the coding sequence ATGACGCTGATGACCGACAACCAGTTCAACGACTTCTTCGAGACCTACGCCGGCAACGTCGAGGGCTTCTACGAAGCGAGCTACTGGCGCCTGGCCGACGAGCTGATCAAAGAGCTGATCAGAAGACACATCGGGCCGGCGTCGGGTGACCGCGTGCTGGACGCGGGCGGCGGGACCGGTCGATGGGGCGCGTGGCTCGCCGACGAGTTCCACGCCAAGGTCACCGTGGCCGACAAGTCGGCAGCCATGCTGGCCGAGGCCCAGCGGCAGGTCCCCGACGGCGTCCGGCTGGTGCACTGCGATCTGGAGGACGCCCCGGAACTCGCCGACGCCGAGTTCGACGCCGTGATCAGCACCTACGGGGTGCTCAGCTTCCTCGACGATCCGACCGCCGCGTTCGCGACCCTGGCCCGGGTACTCCGGCCCGGCGCAACCGGTCTGCTGATGAGCCACTCGTTGTCCAACGCGCTGTCGTCGAAGGCCTGTCGGGACGGCGCCGGTGCGGCGGAGCTGCGGGCCCTCCTGGAGACCCACGTGGTGCAGTGGTCCCCGACGGTGCCGCCGCTGCGGGTGTACAGTTCGGCCGAGCTGACCGATCTCGCCACCGGGGCGGGCTTCGAGGTGCAGGCGATGTTCGGGGTGACCTCGATCGTGCATCCCGGGCCGGAGGACTTCGGCTACCCCTATCACGGCATCAGTGCCGTCTCCCGGGCACTTGCCGACGAGACGTACTTCCGAACCGCCCTCGACCTCGAACTGGCGGCCTCCGAGCAGGGATGTTGGGCCGAGCGGGGAACGAACCTCATGATCAAGGTTCGGAAACCGACATGA
- a CDS encoding amino acid--tRNA ligase-related protein → MTTALHIEPTRSWTAPQTHYLTAMTSSWYRMLVELQDTLTSSTVAFWSERGLRFGHLPITTGSISSPMGRGSDSRPVEVSMFGVQTYLADSMQFGLEYLCRLSPRGAYYLMPSFRGEATDGTHLAQFFHSEAEVPGGLDVVLPLVEAYVRRLTTDLLAAHESQLASAVGGEPAHLYRLLDRTESFGRFTFDEAAELLGHDPRYIRSEAGWRTMTRAGEAELMRRAGDFVWVTHWDHQATPFYQAVDDRGRALNGDLLFGPGEVVGCGERHATAAAVRAALASHGVSADTYDWYLQMKETAPLQTAGFGLGVERFLMWLTGNADIRDFAIFLRENGSNIVP, encoded by the coding sequence ATGACCACCGCACTGCACATCGAACCGACCCGCAGTTGGACCGCGCCGCAGACCCACTACCTGACGGCGATGACGTCGAGTTGGTACCGCATGCTGGTCGAGCTTCAGGACACGCTCACCTCGTCCACCGTGGCGTTCTGGTCGGAACGAGGGCTGCGCTTCGGGCACCTTCCGATCACCACCGGATCGATCTCGTCCCCGATGGGGCGGGGCAGTGACTCCCGGCCGGTCGAGGTGTCGATGTTCGGGGTGCAGACCTATCTGGCCGACTCGATGCAGTTCGGGCTGGAGTACCTGTGCCGGCTCAGCCCGAGGGGTGCCTACTACCTGATGCCGTCGTTCCGCGGCGAGGCCACCGACGGTACCCATCTGGCCCAGTTCTTCCACAGCGAGGCCGAGGTACCCGGCGGGCTGGACGTCGTACTGCCCCTCGTCGAGGCGTACGTCCGGCGACTCACCACCGACCTGCTGGCGGCGCACGAGTCCCAGCTCGCCTCGGCCGTCGGCGGCGAACCCGCCCACCTGTACCGGCTGCTGGACCGGACCGAGTCCTTCGGCCGGTTCACCTTCGACGAGGCCGCCGAGCTGCTCGGTCACGACCCTCGGTACATCCGGAGCGAGGCTGGTTGGCGCACGATGACCCGCGCCGGCGAGGCGGAGCTGATGAGGCGCGCGGGTGACTTCGTCTGGGTCACCCACTGGGATCACCAGGCGACGCCGTTCTATCAGGCGGTCGACGACCGGGGCAGGGCCCTGAACGGCGACCTGCTCTTCGGGCCCGGTGAGGTCGTCGGCTGCGGCGAACGCCACGCCACCGCGGCCGCTGTCCGGGCCGCGCTCGCCAGCCACGGCGTCTCGGCCGACACGTACGACTGGTACCTCCAGATGAAGGAGACGGCGCCACTCCAGACGGCCGGATTCGGCTTGGGAGTCGAACGGTTTCTCATGTGGCTGACCGGCAACGCCGACATCCGCGACTTCGCCATCTTCCTCCGCGAGAACGGGAGCAACATCGTTCCCTGA